Below is a window of Petrotoga sp. 9PWA.NaAc.5.4 DNA.
TTTACTTTATGATTTTTGCCACATTCACATAAAAAATTTAAATTTGCCATTTTTTCTATTTCTAAGTTTAAAAGATCTAACATATATTTTCTCCTTAATTTCTTTTTAACAAACTGTTTCTTTCAATAAATTCGGCTTTTTCAACTACTTTTTCAGCTTTACCGTTGTTATTATCTTCTATCATTTTTAACAACATTTGTGCAGCTTTTTCTCCAAACTGCTGTTTGGGATGTCTAAAAGTAGATAATTCTAAAGCTTGCGCAAAATCCGCATCATCGAATCCTATTAGAGAAATATCTTTAGGTATCTCCAATCTTAATTTTTTTGATGCGATCACTACTTGCATTGCTACAAGATCGTTAGAACAAAAGATAGCTGTAGGAATGTTATCTTTTGGTAAACTGAGAAGTGAAAGTATTAAATTTAAAACGGTATCTGAAGTCTCTTGACTATGAAAAGGTATTTCATACAGGATCAATTTTTTATTTTCTTTGACTTTGTCTATAAATCCTTCCGCTCTTTCTACAGCGGCCTTATGAACAGCCTTATATATGACTGCTAACCTTTTATGGCCAAGTTCTATATACTTTTCTGCTGCAAAAGCTCCACATTCGTAATCATTTAAAACAAGAGTTCCAGCATGTGGAATGTCAAGATCACTGTTAATTATTATTGTTGGTATATCTTTGCTTATTTCCTTTAAAAGGTTTGTGTTTGCTTGTTTTGTAGCACTTACAACCGGATCTACTATTAATCCTTTTACTCCTTGATCTACCCACCTTTCCAGTATTTCTTTTTCCAAAATGGGATCATTTTTAGCGTTCCCAATAAATGACTTATACCTCGTATTTTTTAGTTTTTCTTCTGTTCCCATAACAATGAATGGAAATATATAATCAGTTAGAGACTGTGTCAGTATGCCAATATTCTCTTTGTCCTTTTTTACAGATTTAACGTATGTACCGCTTCCCCTTCTGGTTAGCAAATATCCTTCTTTTTCTAATTCAAATAATGCCTTTCTAACAGTTTGTCTACTGACAGAAAAATATTCGGCAAGTTGATTTTCTGAAAGTAATTTATCTCCTTTTTTTAAATCTCCGCTTTTCATTTGGTCTAAGATATATTCTTTTATAATAGACTGCTTAGTCTTCTTCAATTTTTATGCCTCCATGCTTAATTCATTTTTACAATATAACCATTTTTTTCGAATTTCTCTTTAATTTCAAGCAATCTCTCATTAGTTGGAGATTCGCTGTTCTTTATTTTATACTCTTTATCTAATCTGTAATACTTCTCACTTACATCATGAAAAGGCATTAAATCAATCTCTTTGATACCTTTCAATGAAGAAATGAAATCTAAAATACCTTCTACGTTTCTGTTTGTATCGGTAATATTTGGAATAACTGGAAATCTGATTATTATATCTTCAGCTTTTCTTTTATTAGCTAAAAATCTTAAATTATCTAATATTACCATGTTAGAAACTCCTGTGTACTTTATATGTTCGTTTTCATCAATAAGTTTTAGATCGTATAAAAAAAGATCAACATATTCTATAACAGATGCAAAAACTTTTTTTGATGCAAACCCCGAGGTATCTAAAGTTGTATGAATGCCCTTATTTTTAAATTCTTTTAAAAGTTCTAATAAGAAGGGGTACTG
It encodes the following:
- a CDS encoding glycyl-radical enzyme activating protein, with the translated sequence MKKSNISEKPGLIFDIKRYAIHDGPGIRTTIFFKGCPLNCWWCHNPEGIEYHEELMYFEYQCMHCGTCYEVCPENVIEFDESPKIKRELCTLCGNCSSSCPTTALKMVGEMKTVNEVTSEVEKDILFFDNSEGGVTFSGGEPLYQYPFLLELLKEFKNKGIHTTLDTSGFASKKVFASVIEYVDLFLYDLKLIDENEHIKYTGVSNMVILDNLRFLANKRKAEDIIIRFPVIPNITDTNRNVEGILDFISSLKGIKEIDLMPFHDVSEKYYRLDKEYKIKNSESPTNERLLEIKEKFEKNGYIVKMN
- a CDS encoding substrate-binding domain-containing protein, yielding MKKTKQSIIKEYILDQMKSGDLKKGDKLLSENQLAEYFSVSRQTVRKALFELEKEGYLLTRRGSGTYVKSVKKDKENIGILTQSLTDYIFPFIVMGTEEKLKNTRYKSFIGNAKNDPILEKEILERWVDQGVKGLIVDPVVSATKQANTNLLKEISKDIPTIIINSDLDIPHAGTLVLNDYECGAFAAEKYIELGHKRLAVIYKAVHKAAVERAEGFIDKVKENKKLILYEIPFHSQETSDTVLNLILSLLSLPKDNIPTAIFCSNDLVAMQVVIASKKLRLEIPKDISLIGFDDADFAQALELSTFRHPKQQFGEKAAQMLLKMIEDNNNGKAEKVVEKAEFIERNSLLKRN